A section of the Pimelobacter simplex genome encodes:
- a CDS encoding carboxymuconolactone decarboxylase family protein, with translation MSGARIEPGGWREVGPFVALFARVAGRVQGTEPPAVFLTLGRHRRLFWGWLHFAGRLMPGGRLSRRESELVIVRVAARRESAYELEQHRRLARRAGLAREEVAAIEADADHPGFSVRERLLLRATDELLADQDLTDGLWSELGECFEDRERIEILMLVGHYAMLATALHTLRVRPDRPR, from the coding sequence GTGAGCGGCGCCCGGATCGAGCCCGGCGGCTGGCGTGAGGTCGGCCCCTTCGTGGCGCTCTTCGCCCGGGTCGCCGGCCGGGTCCAGGGGACCGAGCCGCCGGCGGTCTTCCTCACCCTGGGCCGGCACCGCCGGCTGTTCTGGGGGTGGCTGCACTTCGCCGGGCGGCTGATGCCGGGCGGCCGGCTCTCGCGGCGCGAGTCCGAGCTGGTGATCGTGCGGGTGGCCGCGCGCCGGGAGTCGGCGTACGAGCTGGAGCAGCACCGGCGCCTGGCCCGCCGTGCCGGTCTCGCCCGCGAGGAGGTCGCCGCGATCGAGGCGGACGCCGACCACCCGGGGTTCAGCGTCCGGGAGCGGCTGCTCCTGCGCGCCACCGACGAGCTGCTCGCCGACCAGGACCTCACCGACGGGCTGTGGTCCGAGCTGGGGGAGTGCTTCGAGGACCGGGAGCGGATCGAGATCCTCATGCTCGTCGGTCACTACGCGATGCTCGCGACCGCCCTGCACACGCTGCGCGTGCGCCCCGACCGGCCCCGCTGA
- a CDS encoding SDR family oxidoreductase: MWFRAPVRDLAGKQVFVTGAASGIGRAVARYAADRGAVLHLTDIQPDALAAVAAEIRAGGGQVATAEVADVADHEQVRRLAALVTERAGAMDVVLNVAGIAIWGTVRSLEPQHWQRLVDVNLMGPIHVIEELLPPMIDARRGGQLVNISSAAGIIAMPWHAAYSATKFGLRGVSEVLRYDLRKHRIGVSLVCPGGVDTGLVETIRIAGIDQQSKAFVRARGHFQKRAVSPEQAAAAIWKGALRNRYWVYTSPDIRLVHWLQRYFPPGYAIAMRVFNYGANRVLPAVEQARRSDAA; the protein is encoded by the coding sequence ATGTGGTTCCGAGCCCCGGTCCGTGACCTGGCCGGCAAGCAGGTGTTCGTCACCGGCGCCGCCAGCGGCATCGGCCGCGCCGTCGCCCGCTATGCCGCCGATCGCGGCGCCGTGCTGCACCTGACCGACATCCAGCCCGACGCGCTTGCCGCGGTCGCGGCCGAGATCCGGGCCGGGGGAGGCCAGGTGGCGACCGCCGAGGTCGCCGACGTCGCCGACCACGAGCAGGTACGACGCCTCGCGGCGCTGGTCACCGAGCGCGCCGGCGCGATGGATGTCGTCCTCAACGTGGCCGGCATCGCGATCTGGGGCACCGTGCGCAGCCTGGAGCCCCAGCACTGGCAGCGCCTCGTCGACGTCAACCTGATGGGCCCGATCCACGTGATCGAGGAGCTCCTGCCGCCGATGATCGACGCCCGGCGCGGGGGACAGCTCGTCAACATCTCCTCCGCGGCCGGGATCATCGCGATGCCGTGGCACGCGGCCTACAGCGCGACGAAGTTCGGCCTGCGCGGTGTCTCGGAGGTGCTGCGCTACGACCTGCGCAAGCACCGGATCGGCGTCAGCCTGGTCTGCCCCGGGGGCGTCGACACCGGCCTGGTCGAGACCATCCGGATCGCCGGCATCGACCAGCAGAGCAAGGCGTTCGTGCGGGCCCGCGGCCACTTCCAGAAGCGCGCGGTCTCGCCCGAGCAGGCCGCGGCAGCGATCTGGAAGGGCGCGCTGCGCAACCGCTACTGGGTCTACACCTCGCCCGACATCCGGCTCGTGCACTGGCTGCAGCGCTACTTCCCGCCCGGCTACGCGATCGCGATGCGGGTCTTCAACTACGGCGCCAACCGGGTGCTGCCCGCCGTCGAGCAGGCCCGCCGGTCGGACGCCGCGTGA
- a CDS encoding TetR/AcrR family transcriptional regulator: MTTLPRGRHGLSRDAVAAVQRERIFHAMADAMAERGYAGTPVAEVIKRAGVSRETFYQHFGSKHDCFLAAYEWATDALRAGFAEGIAVGAERPAPERFDALLGRYLAALAEDPRRARLFLVEAYAAGPEIMRRRLAVQREAAAALAALFGVDGRDEARLFACEALLAAIIQMATARVVLDDAAALASLRPPLVALAATLFPS; the protein is encoded by the coding sequence ATGACGACGCTGCCGCGCGGGCGCCACGGCCTGAGCCGGGACGCGGTCGCGGCGGTCCAGCGCGAGCGGATCTTCCACGCCATGGCCGACGCCATGGCCGAGCGCGGGTACGCCGGCACCCCGGTCGCCGAGGTGATCAAGCGGGCGGGGGTCTCGCGGGAGACCTTCTACCAGCACTTCGGGTCCAAGCACGACTGCTTCCTCGCGGCGTACGAGTGGGCGACCGACGCGCTGCGCGCGGGCTTCGCCGAGGGGATCGCCGTCGGCGCCGAGCGGCCCGCGCCGGAGCGCTTCGACGCGCTGCTCGGCCGCTACCTCGCCGCGCTGGCCGAGGACCCGCGCCGGGCCCGCCTGTTCCTGGTCGAGGCGTACGCCGCCGGCCCCGAGATCATGCGCCGCCGGCTCGCCGTCCAGCGCGAGGCGGCCGCGGCGCTGGCGGCGCTGTTCGGCGTCGACGGTCGTGACGAGGCCCGGCTCTTCGCGTGCGAGGCGCTGCTCGCCGCGATCATCCAGATGGCGACCGCGCGGGTCGTGCTCGACGACGCCGCCGCGCTGGCGTCCCTCCGTCCCCCTCTCGTCGCCCTCGCGGCGACGCTGTTCCCGAGCTGA